A part of Acropora palmata chromosome 8, jaAcrPala1.3, whole genome shotgun sequence genomic DNA contains:
- the LOC141889146 gene encoding retinol dehydrogenase 7-like: protein MFEQVVPCCFLSYQGPLLLLVLFLTLYVGSRFLFTDAFVPDLDKKAVFITGCDTGFGFELAKKLDRLGLRVFASCLTTEGQAKLTNLCSKHLTTLRMDVTVEDDVKNALEFVKCRLPPQGLWAIVNNAGILMPGFVEWTTMDDMKKVVDVNLWGTISVTRSFLPLLKQTKGRIVNVASSFGIVSVPGTVSYAISKYGVEAFCDGLRREIMHLGVTVHIIEPGCFTTNLSDLDKNMKTMEELWHHLDEETRESYGNEFFEQMMSKGERMYRLMMSPHRHKVVDAMANAALCRRPKLRYSVGVDHKIFWRPVSFLPAEIQDLFF from the exons ATGTTTGAGCAAGTGGTACCCTGCTGCTTTTTGTCTTACCAAGGCCCACTTTTATTACTTGTTTTATTCCTAACATTGTACGTTGGTTCCCGCTTTCTGTTCACCGATGCTTTTGTGCCTGATCTCGATAAGAAAGCTGTTTTTATCACGGGCTGTGATACCGGGTTTGGTTTTGAGCTTGCTAAGAAACTCGATAGGCTGGGATTGCGAGTGTTTGCTTCTTGCCTCACCACAGAAGGACAAGCTAAGTTGACAAACTTATGTTCTAAACACCTGACAACGTTGAGAATGGATGTTACAGTTGAGGACGACGTTAAAAATGCCTTGGAGTTTGTGAAATGTCGACTTCCTCCACAAG GTTTATGGGCAATAGTAAACAATGCTGGTATTTTAATGCCTGGTTTTGTGGAATGGACCACCATGGATGATATGAAGAAAGTTGTGGACGTCAACCTTTGGGGAACAATATCTGTGACCAGGTcatttcttcctcttctcAAGCAAACTAAAGGGCGTATAGTCAATGTTGCAAGTTCATTTGGAATTGTAAGCGTGCCAGGGACAGTGTCATATGCCATATCCAAGTATGGTGTTGAAGCATTTTGCGATGGGTTACGCCGAGAAATTATGCATTTGGGGGTTACCGTTCACATCATTGAACCTGGATGCTTCACCACAAATTTATCTGACCTTGACAAGAATATGAAGACCATGGAAGAATTATGGCATCATTTAGACGAGGAAACAAGGGAGAGTTATGGAAATGAATTTTTTGAGCAAA tGATGTCAAAAGGTGAACGTATGTACAGATTGATGATGTCCCCTCATCGTCATAAAGTTGTTGATGCAATGGCTAACGCAGCATTGTGCAGGAGGCCCAAGTTGCGTTATTCTGTAGGAGTGGACCACAAGATCTTTTGGAGGCCTGTTTCGTTTCTACCAGCAGAGATACAGGATTTATTTTTCTAA
- the LOC141889142 gene encoding eukaryotic translation initiation factor 5-like, whose product MALVNVNRKNLDQFYRYKMPKLLAKVEGKGNGIKTVIVNMVDIAKALQRPPAYPTKYFGCELGAQTQIDLKNERYIVNGSHDAEKLQEILDGFIEKFVLCPDCENPETVLMVDPRKERIGQMCKACGYNGSINMQHRLITFICKNPPNESATTPSKKDKKTSRKENKRGHQNGETSPTHTSSEIQLSESGVENPDFNKKPVAAADDDWSVDTSDEAVQKRMGNLTSGVKGLALSEDSEKPEEERFNLFYSFVKEKKESNTVEKSGKEIVAEADRLDIKDKAVLALSELLFDKDMVGQISKYRAVFLRFVHDNVKAQKYLLGAYELLVGKSFPGDLMPKAAHILKEFYDKDLLEEEVILQWSEKVSKRYVSKNICSQIHAKVAPFVKWLKEAEEEESSEEEGEEEVEVVYDNKAQQLKAQGNSGATADEDEDELDIDAI is encoded by the exons aTGGCTCTCGTCAATGTTAACAGAAAGAACCTTGACCAGTTCTATCGTTACAAGATGCCAAAGCTCTTAGCTAAG gttgaAGGTAAAGGTAATGGAATCAAAACAGTAATTGTCAATATGGTGGACATAGCAAAGGCACTACAGCGGCCACCTGCGT ATCCAACCAAATACTTTGGCTGTGAATTAGGTGCACAGACACAGattgatttgaaaaatgaacgTTACATAGTTAACGGATCACATGATGCAGAAAAGCTGCAAGAAATACTTGATGGTTTCATTGAGAAGTTTGTTTTGTGTCCAGATTGTGAAAATCCTGAAACAGTTCTG ATGGTTGATCCACGGAAAGAGAGGATTGGACAGATGTGTAAAGCTTGTGGTTACAATGGATCCATCAACATGCAACACAGGCTTATCACTTTTATTTGCAAGAATCCCCCAAATGAGTCAGCAACAACACCCTCCAAGAA agATAAAAAGACTAGCCGAAAGGAAAATAAGAGAGGGCATCAAAATGGAGAAACAAGCCCAACACACACTTCAAGTGAAATTCAGCTCAGTGAAAGTGGAGTTGAAAACCCAGATTTCAATAAAAAG CCTGTTGCAGCAGCTGATGATGATTGGAGTGTGGACACAAGTGATGAAGCAGTTCAAAAAAGAATGGGCAATCTTACATCAGGTGTTAAAGGATTAGCACTGAGTGAGGACTCTGAGAAGCCAGAGGAAGAGCGTTTCAATCTCTTTTACTCTTTTGTGAAG GAGAAGAAGGAATCCAATACTGTGGAAAAGAGCGGGAAAGAGATTGTTGCTGAAGCAGATAGGCTTGACATTAAAGACAAAGCAGTGCTGGCCCTAAGTGAATTGTTATTTGATAAGGATATGGTTGGCCAAATCTCTAAATACCGTGCTGTGTTTTTGAGG TTTGTTCATGATAATGTTAAAGCTCAGAAGTACTTGTTGGGGGCATATGAGTTGCTTGTTGGAAAGTCTTTCCCTGGTGACTTAATGCCCAAGGCTGCTCACATTTTGAAGGAGTTTTATGACAAAGACCTGTTGGAAGAGGAAGTAATTTTGCAGTGGAGTGAAAAG GTGTCCAAGAGGTATGTGAGCAAGAATATATGCAGTCAGATACATGCAAAAGTAGCTCCATTTGTCAAGTGGTTGAaggaagcagaagaagaagagtcAAGTGAGGAAGAAGGAGAGGAGGAAGTTGAAGTTGTCTATGACAATAAAGCTCAACAGCTCAAGGCCCAGGGTAACAGCGGGGCTACTGCcgatgaagatgaagatgaatTGGACATTGATGCTATTTAA